One stretch of Streptomyces hygroscopicus DNA includes these proteins:
- a CDS encoding membrane protein: MIRDQEETAKQQGAQPPEEEARTPESLPHSKAPSGGRQEPPEAGDDCGPDGPEGHVDRVSGDEPLLSARVHRPADLLRLLLGVLGMAVVLAIAAFAHGTTAGLEKDIGHGANQAPPLLIDFAGLTAGVAVLVLPVAFAFERLIKRDGLRIADGVLAAVLAHGVSLATDLWVARAAPGSIREALTQPAPGGAFSDPVHGYLAPVIAYMTAVGMARRPRWRVAMWCVLLLDAFAVLVGGYTTPFSIILTVLIGWTVAYGTLYAVGSPNVRPTGQNLLAGLRRVGFNPVSAMRAEEPEDVHGGHGDRSRRYLVTLEDGPPLDVTVVDREQQAQGFFYGVWQRLTLRTITPPRSLQSLRQALEQEALLAYAAIAAGANAAKLIATSELGPDAVMLVYEHVGGRPLHTLPDEAITDELLAGAWHEVQALQSRRIAHRRLDSDALLVDRNGTVILTDLRGGEIAAGDVVLRMDVAQLLTTLGLRVGAERSVAAAVAVLGPDAVADSLPLLQPLALGRGTRATLRQLARERAQRQRDAVLEASHAAKEAKEAREAEETNTKEPGAPEAATSDRRTSKAEKQAEKRAIEEALEDVREEDLLSQIRQQVLLVRPQAPIEPERLERIKPRTLVSFCAGAFAAYFLLSQFTHLKLGTLVGEANWIWVIFALLFSALTYLAAALSLLGFVPEKVPLPRTVLAQVAASFVKLVAPAAVGGVALNTRFLQRAGVRPGLAVASVGASQLFGLASHIVLLLTFGYITGTERTPALSPSRTVIAGLLTAAVLVLVVTAIPVLRKFVSTRVRSLFAGVIPRMLDVLQRPKKLLTGIGGTLLLTAANVMCLDSAIRAFGGELSYASIAVVFLAGNALGSAAPTPGGVGAVEAALIAGLTFAGLPYETAAPAVLLFRLMVFWLPVLPGWVAFTHLTRREAL, from the coding sequence GTGATACGAGATCAAGAAGAGACGGCGAAGCAGCAGGGTGCGCAGCCTCCGGAGGAGGAGGCCCGCACCCCGGAGTCGTTGCCGCACTCCAAGGCGCCGTCCGGCGGCCGGCAGGAGCCCCCGGAGGCGGGGGATGACTGCGGCCCGGACGGACCGGAGGGCCATGTGGACCGGGTCTCCGGGGACGAGCCGCTGCTGTCCGCCCGTGTCCACCGCCCCGCCGATCTGCTGCGGCTGCTGCTCGGGGTCCTCGGCATGGCCGTCGTACTGGCCATCGCGGCCTTCGCCCACGGCACCACCGCGGGTCTGGAGAAGGACATCGGGCACGGCGCCAACCAGGCGCCCCCGCTCCTGATCGACTTCGCGGGGCTCACGGCCGGGGTGGCCGTCCTCGTCCTGCCGGTGGCCTTCGCCTTCGAGCGGCTGATCAAACGAGACGGCCTGCGGATCGCCGATGGCGTGCTGGCCGCGGTGCTGGCCCACGGGGTGTCCCTCGCCACGGACCTGTGGGTCGCCAGAGCCGCCCCCGGCTCGATCCGCGAGGCGCTCACCCAGCCCGCGCCCGGCGGCGCCTTCAGCGACCCCGTACACGGCTATCTCGCCCCCGTCATCGCCTATATGACGGCCGTCGGCATGGCCCGGCGCCCGCGCTGGCGGGTGGCCATGTGGTGCGTACTGCTGCTCGACGCCTTCGCGGTGCTCGTGGGCGGCTACACCACACCGTTCTCGATCATCCTTACGGTGCTCATCGGCTGGACGGTGGCCTATGGCACGCTCTATGCGGTCGGCTCCCCCAATGTGCGCCCCACGGGCCAGAACCTGCTCGCCGGGCTGCGCCGCGTCGGCTTCAACCCGGTCAGCGCCATGCGCGCCGAGGAGCCCGAGGACGTGCACGGCGGCCACGGCGACCGGAGCCGCCGCTATCTGGTCACCCTGGAGGACGGCCCGCCCCTGGACGTCACCGTGGTCGACCGGGAGCAGCAGGCCCAGGGCTTCTTCTACGGCGTCTGGCAGCGGCTGACACTGCGGACGATCACCCCGCCCCGCAGTCTCCAGTCGCTGCGCCAGGCCCTGGAGCAGGAGGCGCTGCTCGCCTACGCGGCCATCGCGGCCGGGGCCAACGCGGCCAAGCTGATCGCCACCTCCGAGCTGGGCCCGGACGCCGTGATGCTGGTCTACGAGCATGTCGGCGGGCGTCCGCTGCACACCCTGCCGGACGAGGCGATCACCGACGAGCTGCTGGCCGGGGCCTGGCACGAGGTCCAGGCGCTCCAGTCGCGGCGCATCGCCCACCGGCGGCTGGACAGCGACGCCCTGCTGGTCGACCGGAACGGCACGGTCATCCTGACCGATCTGCGCGGCGGTGAGATCGCGGCCGGTGACGTGGTGCTGCGGATGGACGTCGCACAGTTGCTGACCACCCTGGGGCTGCGCGTGGGCGCCGAGCGCTCCGTGGCCGCCGCGGTGGCGGTCCTCGGCCCGGACGCGGTCGCCGACAGCCTGCCGCTGCTGCAGCCCCTGGCGCTCGGCCGGGGCACCCGCGCGACCCTGCGGCAGCTCGCGCGTGAGCGCGCCCAGCGCCAGCGGGATGCCGTCCTGGAAGCGTCACACGCCGCCAAGGAGGCCAAGGAGGCGCGGGAGGCCGAGGAGACGAACACCAAGGAGCCCGGGGCCCCGGAGGCGGCCACCAGCGACCGCAGGACCAGCAAGGCCGAGAAGCAGGCGGAGAAGCGCGCCATAGAGGAGGCCCTGGAGGACGTCCGCGAGGAGGATCTGCTCTCCCAGATCCGGCAGCAGGTGCTGCTGGTGAGGCCGCAGGCGCCGATAGAGCCCGAACGGCTGGAGCGCATCAAGCCGCGCACCCTGGTCAGCTTCTGCGCGGGGGCCTTCGCCGCGTACTTCCTGCTGTCCCAGTTCACCCATCTCAAGCTGGGCACCCTGGTCGGCGAGGCCAACTGGATCTGGGTCATCTTCGCGCTCCTCTTCTCCGCGCTCACCTATCTGGCCGCGGCGCTGAGCCTGCTCGGCTTCGTCCCGGAGAAGGTGCCGCTGCCGCGGACGGTGCTGGCGCAGGTCGCCGCCTCGTTCGTGAAGCTGGTGGCGCCCGCGGCGGTCGGCGGCGTCGCCCTCAACACCCGCTTCCTGCAGCGCGCGGGGGTGCGGCCGGGGCTCGCGGTGGCCAGTGTGGGCGCCTCCCAGCTGTTCGGGCTCGCCAGCCATATCGTGCTGCTGCTGACCTTCGGCTACATCACCGGCACCGAGCGCACCCCGGCGCTCTCGCCGTCCCGGACCGTGATCGCCGGGCTGCTGACGGCCGCCGTGCTGGTCCTGGTGGTGACGGCGATCCCCGTCCTGCGGAAGTTCGTGTCCACCCGGGTGCGGTCGCTGTTCGCGGGCGTCATCCCGCGCATGCTGGACGTGCTGCAGCGGCCCAAGAAGCTGCTCACCGGCATCGGCGGCACCCTGCTGCTGACCGCCGCCAATGTGATGTGCCTCGACTCCGCGATCCGGGCGTTCGGCGGTGAGCTGAGCTACGCGAGCATCGCCGTCGTCTTCCTCGCGGGCAACGCCCTGGGGTCGGCGGCGCCCACCCCCGGCGGTGTGGGCGCGGTCGAGGCCGCCCTGATCGCGGGTCTGACCTTCGCCGGGCTGCCGTACGAGACCGCCGCGCCCGCGGTGCTGCTCTTCCGGCTGATGGTCTTCTGGCTGCCGGTGCTGCCCGGCTGGGTGGCCTTCACCCACCTCACCCGCAGAGAGGCGCTGTAG
- a CDS encoding peptidase has translation MSRPLRLGALSTALLLAVLAAGCGSGGGRPDTSAHQKLHWSGCPAPSPNQDAAATKAPGGQWECATLHAPLDYRKPHGRTIGIAMIRAKATDRRHRIGSLIFNFGGPGGSGVATLPALANSYKQLRTRYDLVSFDPRGVGRSSGVRCLGDKQLDAYYAADSTPDNKAEVKSQIRRVKTYAAACEKNSGTILPYVGTTNAARDMDLMRSVLGDKKMHYFGVSYGTELGGVYAHLYPKKVGRALFDGVVDPMQTPEQGALAQAKGFQRALSDYLKACTKSSVYSCPTQPRIRSLLKRLDGHPVRGYGGRKLTESLADGGIAQSLYSRDYWQYLTQGIAGAQQGDGRILLALGDALNGRGPDGRYSTLQSALTAITCADFKQRYTVADIEQKLPAFRKVSPVFGDMMAWGLTQCTDWPVRGAWTTPDVSAKGAAPILVVGNTGDPATPYEGAGRMAKELGPGVGIELTYKGEGHGAYDGGNACVRKTVNAYLLQGKVPKKGKVCG, from the coding sequence GTGTCCCGACCTCTGCGCCTCGGTGCGCTGTCCACCGCCCTGCTGCTGGCCGTCCTGGCCGCCGGATGCGGTAGCGGCGGCGGACGGCCGGACACCTCGGCCCATCAGAAGCTGCACTGGTCCGGCTGCCCCGCCCCCTCCCCGAACCAGGACGCGGCCGCCACCAAGGCCCCGGGCGGGCAGTGGGAGTGCGCGACGCTCCATGCGCCGCTGGACTACCGCAAGCCGCACGGCCGGACCATCGGCATCGCCATGATCCGCGCCAAGGCCACCGACCGGCGCCACCGGATCGGCTCGCTCATCTTCAACTTCGGCGGCCCCGGCGGTTCGGGCGTGGCCACCCTCCCGGCCCTCGCCAACAGCTACAAGCAGCTGCGCACCCGCTACGACCTGGTCAGCTTCGATCCGCGCGGGGTCGGCCGCAGCAGCGGGGTGCGCTGCCTGGGGGACAAACAGCTCGACGCCTACTACGCCGCCGACTCCACCCCGGACAACAAGGCCGAGGTGAAGAGCCAGATCCGCCGGGTCAAGACCTACGCCGCCGCGTGCGAGAAGAATTCCGGCACGATCCTGCCCTACGTCGGCACCACCAACGCCGCCCGCGACATGGACCTCATGCGGAGCGTCCTCGGCGACAAGAAGATGCACTACTTCGGCGTCTCCTACGGCACCGAACTCGGCGGCGTCTACGCCCATCTGTATCCGAAGAAGGTGGGGCGAGCCCTCTTCGACGGAGTCGTGGACCCCATGCAGACACCCGAGCAGGGCGCGCTCGCCCAGGCCAAGGGGTTTCAGCGCGCCCTCAGCGACTATCTGAAGGCATGCACCAAGAGCAGCGTCTACAGCTGCCCCACCCAGCCCCGGATCCGCTCCCTGCTGAAGCGGCTCGACGGCCATCCGGTGCGCGGCTACGGCGGCCGGAAGCTGACCGAGTCCCTGGCCGACGGCGGCATCGCGCAGTCCCTCTACTCCCGGGACTACTGGCAGTACCTCACCCAGGGGATCGCGGGCGCCCAACAGGGCGACGGCAGAATCCTGCTGGCCCTGGGCGACGCCTTGAACGGACGCGGCCCGGACGGCCGCTACAGCACCCTGCAGTCCGCGCTGACCGCCATCACCTGCGCCGACTTCAAGCAGCGCTATACCGTCGCGGACATCGAGCAGAAGCTGCCCGCCTTCCGTAAGGTCTCCCCCGTCTTCGGCGACATGATGGCGTGGGGCCTGACGCAGTGCACCGACTGGCCGGTCCGCGGCGCCTGGACCACACCCGACGTGAGCGCCAAGGGGGCCGCCCCGATCCTGGTCGTCGGCAACACCGGTGACCCGGCCACCCCGTACGAGGGTGCGGGGCGGATGGCGAAGGAGCTGGGGCCCGGGGTCGGGATCGAGCTCACCTACAAGGGCGAGGGCCATGGGGCCTACGACGGCGGCAACGCCTGCGTC
- a CDS encoding DNA-binding protein, giving the protein MSRESRDSREPGDGDSADELPEYAERVLDVAESIPSGRVMTYGDVAEWLEEGGPRQVGRVMALYGGAVPWWRVVRADGALLPGHELRALDHYREEGTPLREAARSAEGHLPRIDMARARWDGGGQDHGR; this is encoded by the coding sequence ATGAGCCGGGAGAGCAGGGACAGCAGGGAGCCGGGAGACGGGGACAGCGCTGACGAGCTGCCCGAGTACGCCGAGCGGGTGCTGGATGTGGCCGAGTCGATCCCCTCCGGCCGCGTGATGACCTACGGGGACGTCGCGGAATGGCTGGAGGAGGGCGGGCCGCGCCAGGTGGGGCGGGTGATGGCGCTCTACGGGGGCGCCGTGCCGTGGTGGCGGGTCGTGCGTGCGGACGGTGCGCTGCTGCCCGGCCATGAGCTGCGCGCTCTTGACCACTACCGCGAGGAGGGCACCCCGTTGCGCGAGGCGGCGCGCTCGGCCGAGGGCCATCTGCCGCGGATCGACATGGCCAGGGCGCGGTGGGACGGGGGCGGGCAGGACCACGGCCGGTAG
- a CDS encoding helicase UvrD, with translation MHERLSRTQPTHQDRRSNVSSSPSSLPRQRQARQPSSRQSSSGVYRLLRHRPEPGALPVLDARQRAVVEHRGGPLLVLAGPGTGKTTTLVEAVARRVREGADPERLLVLTFSRKAAVELRDRMAARLGGASAPRATTFHSYCYALVRAHQEVDLFVDPLRLLSGPEQDVVVRELLAGQAELAREGRAFVRWPDDLRACLTTRGFADEVRAVLARSRELGLGPRALGEFAERTGRPDWSAAAGFLAEYLDVLDAQGVLDYAELVHRAVLLAGRPEVAAELAGRYDAVFVDEYQDTDVAQGRLLGALAGGGRTLLAFGDPDQSIYAFRGADVGGILRFREDFPRADGRPADMEVLTVSRRSGAALLAATRRITGRMPLTRLPARAVRAHRELDAARDGGRVEAYTYPTAGAELDNVADILRRAHLEDGVPWREMAVLVRAGGRSIPGVRRALTSAGVPVEVDGDDIPLRHEPAVAPLLTALRAAATAALPDSGGLSAVLGVETALTLLTSPLGGMDAADLRRLGRALREEERSAGRAVPRPSDALLAETLAEPERLAVHDPAYARGAQRLGLLLRTAREALARGGTAEQALWQLWDGTSWPGRLERAAQRGGTAGRNADRDLDAVCALFETAARAEERTGGRGALNFLEEIDAQDIAADTLSRRMVRPDAVRLMTAHRAKGLEWALVVVAGVQEGLWPDLRRRGSLLEADRIGRDGLAEPLPPGALLAEERRLFYVAATRAKERLVVTAVKAASEDGDQPSRFLTELGVPPTDVTQRPRRPLSVAALVAELRATTVDPDASEALRDAAARRLARLAALRDEEGRPLVPAAHPHRWWGLHEPTHSEVPLRDRDRPVALSGSALDQLVNTCSLQWFLGREVKADAPSTAAQGFGNVVHVLADEVASGRTPADLAVLMERLDSVWDALAFDAPWKSRQEKEQARAALERFLHWHVMERGGRTPVATEHSFDVTLEADVYKVRIRGSMDRVETDGEGRAYVVDFKTGKQTVTRGDVEHHPQLAAYQLAVREGAVDDLFEGGRPEAGGAELVQLRQGAAKKDGGDDVPKVQAQEPPDGEWVGQLLATAAGRVLDERFTPTTGDHCERCAFRGACSARAEGRHVVD, from the coding sequence GTGCATGAGAGGCTGTCCCGCACCCAGCCAACCCACCAGGACCGGCGATCCAACGTGAGCTCCTCCCCCTCGTCCCTTCCACGGCAGCGGCAGGCGCGGCAGCCCTCCTCACGGCAGTCGTCCTCGGGCGTCTACCGCCTGCTCCGTCATCGGCCGGAGCCCGGCGCCCTTCCTGTCCTGGACGCACGGCAGCGCGCTGTGGTTGAGCATCGGGGCGGCCCTTTGCTGGTGCTCGCCGGGCCCGGTACCGGCAAGACGACGACGCTCGTGGAGGCGGTGGCCCGCCGGGTGCGCGAGGGCGCGGACCCCGAGCGGCTCCTGGTGCTCACCTTCAGCCGTAAGGCCGCCGTCGAACTGCGCGACCGCATGGCCGCGCGCCTGGGCGGCGCGAGTGCCCCACGGGCCACGACCTTCCACTCCTACTGCTACGCCCTGGTCCGCGCCCACCAGGAGGTCGACCTCTTCGTCGATCCGCTGCGGCTGCTCTCCGGGCCGGAGCAGGACGTCGTCGTCAGGGAGCTGCTCGCCGGGCAGGCCGAGCTGGCGCGCGAGGGCCGGGCCTTCGTCCGCTGGCCCGACGACCTGCGCGCCTGCCTGACCACGCGGGGCTTCGCCGACGAGGTGCGCGCGGTGCTCGCCCGCAGCCGGGAGCTGGGCCTGGGCCCACGGGCGCTGGGGGAGTTCGCCGAGCGCACCGGGCGCCCCGACTGGTCCGCCGCGGCCGGCTTCCTCGCCGAGTACCTCGATGTCCTGGACGCCCAGGGGGTGCTGGACTACGCGGAGCTGGTACACCGCGCGGTGCTGCTCGCCGGGCGGCCGGAGGTCGCGGCCGAGCTGGCGGGGCGGTACGACGCCGTGTTCGTCGACGAGTACCAGGACACCGATGTCGCCCAGGGCCGGTTGCTGGGGGCGCTCGCGGGCGGCGGCAGGACCCTGCTCGCCTTCGGCGACCCCGATCAGTCGATCTACGCCTTCCGCGGTGCCGACGTGGGCGGCATCCTCCGCTTCCGCGAGGACTTCCCGCGGGCGGACGGCCGGCCCGCCGACATGGAGGTCCTCACCGTTTCCCGCCGCTCGGGGGCCGCCCTGCTCGCGGCCACCCGGCGGATCACCGGCCGGATGCCGCTCACTCGGCTGCCCGCGCGAGCCGTAAGGGCGCATCGGGAGCTCGATGCCGCTCGCGACGGTGGCCGCGTCGAGGCGTACACGTACCCCACCGCGGGCGCCGAGCTCGACAACGTCGCCGACATCCTGCGCCGCGCCCATCTGGAGGACGGGGTGCCTTGGCGCGAGATGGCCGTTCTGGTGCGCGCCGGGGGGCGCTCGATCCCCGGTGTGCGCCGGGCGCTCACCTCGGCCGGAGTCCCCGTCGAGGTGGACGGCGATGACATCCCGCTGCGCCATGAGCCCGCCGTGGCCCCCCTGCTGACGGCGCTCCGCGCCGCCGCCACGGCCGCGCTGCCGGACAGCGGCGGGCTGTCCGCGGTCCTCGGCGTCGAGACCGCCCTGACCCTGCTCACCTCGCCCCTCGGCGGTATGGACGCCGCCGATCTGCGCCGCCTGGGCCGTGCGCTGCGCGAGGAGGAGCGGTCCGCCGGACGCGCGGTGCCGCGCCCCTCCGACGCCCTGCTCGCCGAGACGCTCGCCGAGCCGGAGCGGCTGGCCGTCCACGACCCGGCGTACGCACGCGGCGCCCAGCGGCTCGGGCTGCTGCTGCGCACCGCCCGGGAGGCACTGGCCCGGGGCGGCACCGCCGAGCAGGCGCTGTGGCAGCTATGGGACGGCACCTCCTGGCCCGGCCGGCTGGAGCGGGCCGCGCAGCGCGGCGGCACCGCCGGGCGGAACGCGGACCGTGACCTCGACGCGGTGTGCGCGCTGTTCGAGACCGCCGCCCGCGCCGAGGAGCGCACCGGCGGCCGTGGCGCCCTCAACTTCCTGGAGGAGATCGACGCCCAGGACATCGCCGCCGACACCCTCTCCCGCCGGATGGTCCGCCCCGACGCCGTACGGCTGATGACCGCCCACCGCGCCAAGGGGCTCGAATGGGCCCTGGTGGTCGTCGCGGGGGTGCAGGAGGGGCTGTGGCCCGATCTGCGGCGGCGCGGCTCGCTCCTGGAGGCCGACCGGATCGGCCGGGACGGGCTGGCCGAGCCGCTGCCGCCGGGCGCGCTGCTGGCCGAGGAGCGGCGGCTGTTCTACGTCGCGGCCACCCGCGCGAAGGAGCGGCTCGTGGTCACCGCCGTCAAGGCCGCCTCCGAGGACGGGGACCAGCCCTCCCGTTTCCTCACCGAACTTGGCGTCCCGCCCACCGACGTCACCCAGCGGCCGCGCCGCCCGCTGTCCGTCGCCGCGCTCGTCGCCGAGCTGCGCGCCACCACCGTCGACCCGGACGCCTCGGAGGCGCTGCGCGACGCCGCCGCGCGCCGGCTGGCGCGGCTCGCGGCGCTGCGCGACGAGGAGGGCCGGCCGCTGGTCCCGGCCGCCCATCCGCACCGCTGGTGGGGGCTGCACGAGCCGACGCACAGCGAGGTCCCGCTGCGCGACCGGGACCGGCCCGTGGCGCTGTCCGGCAGCGCCCTCGACCAGCTCGTCAACACCTGCTCGCTCCAGTGGTTCCTGGGGCGCGAGGTGAAGGCGGACGCGCCCTCGACGGCCGCCCAGGGCTTCGGCAACGTCGTGCACGTCCTGGCCGACGAGGTCGCCTCCGGCCGCACCCCGGCCGATCTCGCGGTCCTCATGGAGCGCCTGGACTCCGTATGGGACGCGCTCGCCTTCGACGCCCCCTGGAAGTCACGGCAGGAGAAGGAGCAGGCACGGGCGGCCCTGGAGCGCTTTCTGCACTGGCATGTGATGGAGCGCGGCGGCCGTACCCCGGTCGCCACCGAGCACTCCTTCGACGTCACGCTCGAAGCCGACGTCTATAAGGTGCGCATCCGCGGCAGCATGGACCGCGTCGAGACGGACGGCGAGGGGCGTGCCTACGTCGTCGACTTCAAGACCGGCAAGCAGACCGTGACCCGCGGCGACGTCGAGCACCACCCCCAGCTGGCGGCGTATCAGCTGGCGGTGCGCGAGGGCGCCGTCGACGACCTCTTCGAGGGCGGGCGCCCCGAGGCGGGCGGCGCGGAGCTCGTCCAGCTGCGGCAGGGCGCCGCCAAGAAGGACGGCGGCGACGATGTCCCCAAGGTCCAGGCCCAGGAGCCGCCGGACGGCGAGTGGGTGGGGCAGCTGCTCGCCACCGCGGCCGGGCGCGTTCTCGACGAGCGGTTCACCCCGACCACGGGCGACCACTGCGAGCGCTGCGCCTTCCGCGGCGCGTGCAGCGCCCGGGCGGAGGGGCGCCATGTGGTCGACTGA